In a genomic window of Spodoptera frugiperda isolate SF20-4 chromosome 18, AGI-APGP_CSIRO_Sfru_2.0, whole genome shotgun sequence:
- the LOC126910614 gene encoding uncharacterized protein LOC126910614, with protein sequence MLRCLNCGLRVQRIQRHVVTTLPQELLIILSIWLRIEYLPMEDVICHACYVFLQNADVNTPRILGHTNICAGCGCSLNEARLHSLEENGPLYDFFPWIRSVQNGRDSYAVCHNCWRRASRQFKQDSQREMAIPQLPPVPAPAPAPAPAPAPAPVPAPAPASASQLGQRSVGMVNLPHYKRAASTSRHCIYSDCGYVPMHLIPTFIKNMLIVDYNYYVPRYSRVCHHHLYSNTWRELPEQSSSISSFSINQIEDLVNMAKQKTVTFNFECVEEMPNHICHYWTGLEVSEFIILFNELPLANQVPSPKSALAIFLIKMRTGDSNKRLSSLFNIPRSTMERHMNIVRLCFMEHFVPLHIGLQHLNRKDVIRRNLSIPNALFGNPNGSDQTRPAITICDGTYIYIEKSSNYFYQKETYSLHKYVNLVKPFLCVCTDGHIIDVIGPYAATQTDAEIMKDLFTDESGPMRSFYREGDVFILDRGFRDAIPLLEACNYNVQKPESLNEGERQLTTIQANTSRLVTLCRWVVEVVNGRFKRDFKLFRQDFFNRAHAHLMSDFKIAASLINRFHPTLQDRPDASLIIERALRYQHTPNYLAEFVTNYNLNRRSVMFRRIDGKFPQLNIFPVFSYSELIIFALGPYQVKQARSYYGEHVRQNGLYEIEICPELEHSEEMVAAVGGNRPYLLRGRIQSRHVGRRKYFTYILIDTQPSSSNCLDAILGYCCNCLVGNRTVGCCCHVMAIIWYLGWARHQDNISPPASFLDNILLLVIEE encoded by the exons ATGTTGCGTTGCTTGAACTGTGGGTTACGCGTTCAACGCATACAGAGGCATGTTGTTACAACTTTGCCTCAAGAGTTGCTAATTATCTTGTCTATTTGGCTGAGAATTGAATAT ctCCCTATGGAAGATGTAATATGTCATGCATGTTATGTATTCTTACAAAATGCTGATGTAAACACACCTAGAATATTAGGTCATACTAATATCTGTGCTGGCTGTGGCTGTTCTTTGAATGAAGCTAGACTTCATTCTCTCGAAGAAAATGGAccattatatgatttttttccATGGATTAGATCAGTACAG aatgGAAGAGATAGCTATGCTGTTTGTCATAATTGTTGGCGGCGAGCTAGCCGACAATTTAAACAAGATTCTCAACGAGAAATGGCTATACCACAATTGCCACCTGTACCTGCTCCTGCTCCAGCACCTGCCCCTGCTCCGGCACCTGCCCCTGTCCCGGCACCTGCACCTGCTTCTGCCTCTCAGCTGGGCCAGAGATCAGTTGGAATGGTCAATTTACCTCATTACAAGAGAGCTGCTAGTACATCAAGACACTGCATTTATTCCGACTGCGGTTATGTACctatgcatttaataccaacatttattaaaaatatgttaattgtagattacaactattatgtGCCCCGGTATTCACGTGTTTGCCATCACCATTTGTATTCTAATACTTGGCGTGAATTACCAGAACAATCATCTTCAATATCAAGTTTTAGTATAAATCAAATAGAAGATTTAGTTAATAtggcaaaacaaaaaactgtcacatttaattttgaatgtgttGAAGAAATGCCCAACCACATATGCCATTATTGGACTGGACTGGAAGTGtctgaattcattattttatttaatgagttaCCTTTAGCTAATCAGGTACCATCACCAAAATCTGCTTTGgctatctttttaattaaaatgaggaCAGGGGACAGTAACAAGAGATTgtcttcattatttaatataccTCGATCAACTATGGAGAGGCACATGAACATTGTACGCTTATGTTTTATGGAACATTTTGTACCATTACATATTGGATTGCAGCATCTTAATAGAAAAGATGTCATAAGAAGAAATCTGAGTATTCCAAATGCTTTGTTTGGCAATCCAAATGGCTCTGATCAAACCAGACCTGCAATCACAATATGTGATGGCACTTACATATATATTGAAAAGAGTTCCAATTATTTCTATCAAAAGGAAACTtatagtttacacaaatatGTGAACCTCGTTAAACCATTTCTTTGTGTGTGTACAGACGGGCACATTATTGATGTGATCGGCCCTTATGCTGCCACTCAAACCGATGCAGAAATaatgaaagatttatttactgatGAATCTGGACCCATGCGATCATTTTACAGAGAGGGAGATGTATTTATACTCGACCGAGGATTCAGAGATGCGATCCCACTGTTGGAGGCCTGTAATTATAATGTGCAGAAGCCTGAGTCGTTAAATGAGGGAGAACGACAACTAACAACTATTCAGGCAAACACAAGTCGATTAGTGACATTATGTCGATGGGTAGTGGAAGTAGTCAACGGACGATTTAAAAGGGACTTTAAATTATTTCGccaggatttttttaatagagctCATGCACATTTAAtgagtgattttaaaattgcagCTTCATTAATTAACAGATTTCACCCCACGCTTCAAGATCGGCCAGATGCTTCTCTTATTATAGAAAGAGCCTTGAGGTATCAACATACTCCTAATTACTTAGCagaatttgtaacaaattataatttaaacaggCGATCGGTTATGTTTAGACGCATAGACGGCAAGTTTcctcaattaaatatatttcccgTATTTAGTTACTCAGAATTGATTATTTTCGCATTGGGCCCATATCAGGTAAAACAAGCACGATCATATTATGGCGAACATGTTCGACAAAATGGCttgtatgaaattgaaatatgtcCTGAGCTGGAACACTCTGAAGAAATGGTTGCGGCCGTTGGAGGAAATAGACCTTATTTATTAAGGGGTCGAATCCAGTCGCGCCATGTTGGTCGGcgtaaatattttacgtatattttaattgacacTCAGCCCTCGAGTAGTAATTGCTTAGATGCAATATTAGGTTACTGTTGCAACTGTCTCGTGGGTAACAGAACAGTGGGATGCTGTTGCCACGTTATGGCCATAATATGGTATTTGGGTTGGGCTAGACACCAAGACAATATATCGCCGCCAGCATCAttcttagacaatatattattacttgtaattgaagaataa